The DNA window ATGGATTATTCTCTAGATCACCTGAAAACTTCATTTTCTATTTTAGGTAATCGTATAGGTCGGATTGATCATCTAGtaacctttttattttgaattatattatGTCACCAATCATTTTCAAAATAGAATGAAATTATTGGAactcattaaaatactttaaattactaattacGAAACAACCACAAAGACAATAGATAAGAATAAAATCTACTTTATTTCGGACATGGATTTGCTAATCACTTATCTTATCATACCTTTAGCCCGTTCCATAATTACACTATCATTAAGGGTTGCAAATATAAGTAGAACACTTTCTCTAGTGTCGTCATAGCAAACTGCGCCCTCACGTAGTACATTACTCTCCTCCAGTGAATTTCCATCCCAGTCAATCTTTATCAAGAGATGAACCCACCGACTCAATCACCAGCGTTTCACATCGCAGGCAATGGTTTCGCTGCAACGGTCTCGACAGGTCCAAcggtaatataattatttattattcttgcATTTATGctcttttattaatttcatatgaTTTCTGATCGTAACAAAAGTAACTGGCGCTAAAATGCCGTTTTTGACCCTCTAGTTGACTTCTTGGTTTCCCCAAAGCACCTGCTTTTGAAGTCATGTGTATTTTTCCTTgacttacatatttttctattatccACAGTTCCAACATTGGATGCCACATCAGAGTACAGCCGTGTCGGTCCCAGTGACTGCGCCAAATCAGCACATTTGGCACAACGGACAGTCGGCCGGATGGCCAGCGCCAGCGGTGAGACCTCAGGGTCTCCCAGCCGCAAACAAGAAGCCTAAACGTGTAAGAACCGCGTTTACAACGGATCAACTGTCGGCACTAGAGAACGAGTTTAAGTTGGCTCCTTTTTTGAACCGAACACGTCGGTTCCAGTTAGCCGATATGTTGCAACTTAAAGAGAAAACCATTAAGATTTGGTTTCAAAATCGACGTATGAAGGAGAAAAAGGACCGAGCAGAGTGCCAAAGCTCTTCCATTGATAGTACTGATAATATCGAGGGCCCAATACTGCACTATCCGGTCGTGGCTCCAAGTTACCCAGAAGCAACTATGCCGACGACACCAAATTTAGTGCCACAGCAACCTCAATACTCCCTGTTCGGTACTCAAGCCATTATTCCTCCGGGCAATATACCGACACAACCTTACCAAGAAGAAGTGCAAGCTCCTCCGCAAGTAGAAGCACGATGTCTACTGGTATCACAGGAGCTGCCAGCTCCAATTGTACCCAATGAGATGAACAACTTTTCCTGGCCTGATGAGACAGAAGATCAACTGTTAACGtcattgtaatgttatttaatttagctaataataaatgttctatTATAAAGGctaattctatatttattattccaaCCAACcctagtaatattatacatgcAAAAGTTTGCACGGTTGTTACTGCTTCACGCAAAAACTGCagaagggatcaggatgaaatttggaactggggTATATGATCTTTGGGAATAACatgtaggctactttttatctaataggaacgcgggtgaagacactgacagaagctagttttacgTATAAATATGATTACAGTCCTTCACTATGAGAAGTAACCTTTAAACAAACCTCATACAGTAAACCTTATTCTtcgaataaataatgaatataaaattataataaaatacacaaaagctTGAATAGGAATACGAATGACATCGATTTTAGTATTACTCAACATACAAGACACATAGCATTATAGGTACTCtcaataatattgaaatctCAGGAGCAATAATATATATGTGCATTACAATGAATATAGTATTGGCAACTCAGGCATTGAATCCCGAATTGAAGCAACAAAAATACCATAAACATGTAGTAAACAAAGTGATTAGTAAATGATGTTAAAATCCACAACTTTTCAAATATTACTTAGACAAATTGTGAAATTGCACACATGCATCATATCAAAATCTgagattatgattattttatatttagagaaTATGCCTCCAGATTGGTAATTTTGCACCTTGATATGTTTCTACAAATTGGAGGACTTTAAACATGCATTGAGTTCGTCAGTTGTCGTTGATCGTGGAGACACTGGCAATGTTTGACGAAAATCTCCTGCTAATAAAATCATCGCACCACTAAATGGGTTGTGATTGCTCCTTAGATCTTGTAAGGTTCTATCTACAGCCTCCAAAGATATTATATGTGACACCATAGACTTAcgatgaaagaaaaatagtaataaagaagaaatgcgctgtgtttcattgtgtgagtgaggctaccggaggcccaattaccctcctacccaatccccgattccccaacaacccttaaattcctaacccccaaaaggccggcaacgtacttgaaacgcctctggtgtttcgggtgttcatgggcggcggcgattgctggctatcaggtgatccgtctgctcgtttgccggcttataccataaaaaaacgtaaGCAGATTTTGACAATAGAAATATCCCCTTTCTCTTCTTCCTTCTTAATTGACAAGTCACATCAAGTGTGCGTGATAAAATATACAGAGTAATCCTAACACTAGTCacacaaaatcatccaatgatttctcccgctttgggcgagacgagatAGGTATTCAGTATTTACTGGCATCAACAATTAAACTCGTCCCCGAggtctataattattattatatccgTTCAAAGTCTTAGTCTCTAGTTATGCAGGTCGATACTAGATGGCGTCTTTCTCAATTTACAAGACAGTTTGATTAAACTGTATGTTGTGTTATAGTCCGGTCattatacgatattgaaataacaaaaattccgacagagctgaattttggtacagacctttattttactatgtataaagattaaaaatttaaaagaccccatcgatcccatatgtgcttcaaaagttattcgaggtcaaagttcaacattttaggttttttgagtttttctcaaaaaccgtaagttttttcaaaaaaatacctcagaccaaatttgtagatctcaaaattctctacaaaatggtccttataagtttttctataagtattaccgtttctaagatagattcgtgtatccccacacacatttttccactttggaagcgtctaactttcaaacgattgattttgacgaaaagtggttttagaaaccttaatgtcttttttaaagacctatccatagacacccatcacggatatgtaagctgaaaaaaaaatttttttgaatcagttccatgtatggagtgcccccctttactttttaaatttataaatttttattcaaaattcgaatagcggttaccaaaatacaccatcttacaaagtttcaactatgtaggcccaacagtttcggaaataaatgtctgtccgtccgtccgtccgtccgtccgtatgtcacagcctgttgggccacgaaactgttgggccgacacgaaatttttaatctttatagtaaaataaaggtctgtaccaaaattcagctctgtcagaatttttgttctttcattactgttttcaggTCTAATCTAAATTGACCGGACTGTTACGGAactgattaaaattttaaggttttttttaaatgttttttttttattgatgtactCATGCAAATGGATTATTCTCTAGTTCACCTGAAAACTTCATTTACTATTTTAGGTAATCGTATAGGTCGGATTGAGCATCTAGTAATCTTTATGTTTTGAATTATATTATGTcagagcgcctagcttcactgacagacagactaacggacaattcaatttgacgtttcaaaagtgccttatttaggattaattgaaataaatgctttaactttgactttgtcaccaatcattttcaaaaaagaatgaaattattggaactcattaaaatactttatattactAATTACGAAACAACCACAAAGACAATAGATaagaataaaatctattttatttcggACGCGGATTTGCTAATCACTTATCATACCGTACAACCCGTTCCATAATTAAACTATCATTAAGGGTTGCAAATATAAGTAGAACACTTTCTCTAGTGTCGTCAT is part of the Spodoptera frugiperda isolate SF20-4 chromosome 30, AGI-APGP_CSIRO_Sfru_2.0, whole genome shotgun sequence genome and encodes:
- the LOC126912850 gene encoding brain-specific homeobox protein homolog, whose product is MPTTPNLVPQQPQYSLFGTQAIIPPGNIPAQPYQEEVQAPPQFQHWMPHQSTAVSVPVTAPNQHIWHNGQSAGWPAPAVRPQGLPAANKKPKRVRTAFTTDQLSALENEFKLAPFLNRTRRFQLADMLQLKEKTIKIWFQNRRMKEKKDRAECQSSSIDSTDNIEGPILHYPVVAPSYPEATMPTTPNLVPQQPQYSLFGTQAIIPPGNIPTQPYQEEVQAPPQVEARCLLVSQELPAPIVPNEMNNFSWPDETEDQLLTSL